The following are encoded together in the Glycine max cultivar Williams 82 chromosome 8, Glycine_max_v4.0, whole genome shotgun sequence genome:
- the LOC100778583 gene encoding uncharacterized protein isoform X2, translated as MSLEAAKWIINPTQRFKGEKQKNHSNEMVXXXXXXXXXXXXXXXXXXXXXXXXXXXXXXXXXXPSFSGAFSALFAHLFYTHHNLPSLILPFSSVPLLALRVEDLCFEGLETCYLLDFIPPKEFLFDLSRKSKCKIVGFDHRKSVLGHIPPANDCPENIMINVNLEKSSSSVVYEYFAGKCEDANISNGEAPCLVDSKDKGRVELMLKYIEDGDLRRWSLPGIRAFNIGLSEWRSRFNCISNPYMYKQLLKLSAEDLITKGNSCVSSRQNAASKLLEKAFRVRLGRGFYGECLGVRADGNSNLSDEIGKLLSVKSAATGLRPIGAVIFMQRNNLKMCLRSTDSSTDTSEVAKAYGGGGSPSSSSFIIRLDEYNQWISEGIYSGRDR; from the exons ATGTCTCTTGAAGCTGCGAAATGGATCATTAACCCAACTCAACGATTCAaaggagaaaaacaaaagaatcatTCAAATGAAATGGTGNNNNNNNNNNNNNNNNNNNNNNNNNNNNNNNNNNNNNNNNNNNNNNNNNNNNNNNNNNNNNNNNNNNNNNNNNNNNNNNNNNNNNNNNNNNNNNNNNNNNACCCTTCCTTTTCTGGAGCATTCTCTGCTCTCTTTGCTCACCTCTTCTACACTCACCACAATCTCCCTTCCCTCATATTACCCTTCTCTTCGGTTCCCCTTCTCGCTCTCAG GGTTGAAGATTTGTGCTTTGAAGGCCTGGAGACGTGTTATCTACTTGACTTTATTCCTCCGAAGGAATTCCTTTTCGACCTTTCTCGTAAATCAAAATGCAA GATTGTTGGGTTTGATCATCGGAAATCGGTACTTGGACATATTCCCCCTGCCAATGATTGCCCTGAGAATATTATGATTAATGTAAATCTTGAGAAGAGTAGCTCCAGTGTTGTTTATGAGTACTTTGCCGGCAAATGTGAGGATGCTAATATTTCTAAT GGTGAGGCTCCATGTTTGGTGGACTCAAAAGACAAAGGCCGAGTGGAGTTGATGCTTAAGTACATTGAGGATGGAGATCTTCGCCGATGGAGCTTGCCTGGCATTAGGGCCTTTAATATTGGACTGAGTGAATGGCGGTCAAGGTTTAACTGCATTTCTAATCCATACATGTACAAGCAG TTGCTGAAATTAAGTGCTGAAGATTTAATTACTAAAGGAAATTCATGTGTGTCATCTCGCCAGAATGCTGCAAGCAAATTGCTGGAAAAGGCTTTCAGGGTTCGACTGGGTAGAGGATTTTATGGAGAGTGCCTG GGAGTTCGGGCAGATGGGAACTCCAACTTAAGTGATGAAATCGGCAAGCTTCTTAGTGTAAAAAGTGCTGCTACTGGTCTTAG GCCAATAGGGGCTGTGATATTCATGCAACGGAATAATCTCAAAATGTGCTTGCGTAGCACTGATAGTTCCACTGATACCTCTGAAGTTGCAAAG GCTTATGGAGGAGGTGGTTCCCCAAGTTCTAGCTCCTTCATAATAAGGTTGGATGAATATAACCAATGGATTTCAG AGGGGATCTATTCAGGAAGAGACAGATGA
- the LOC100778583 gene encoding uncharacterized protein isoform X3 codes for MSLEAAKWIINPTQRFKGEKQKNHSNEMVXXXXXXXXXXXXXXXXXXXXXXXXXXXXXXXXXXPSFSGAFSALFAHLFYTHHNLPSLILPFSSVPLLALRVEDLCFEGLETCYLLDFIPPKEFLFDLSRKSKCKIVGFDHRKSVLGHIPPANDCPENIMINVNLEKSSSSVVYEYFAGKCEDANISNGEAPCLVDSKDKGRVELMLKYIEDGDLRRWSLPGIRAFNIGLSEWRSRFNCISNPYMYKQLLKLSAEDLITKGNSCVSSRQNAASKLLEKAFRVRLGRGFYGECLGVRADGNSNLSDEIGKLLSVKSAATGLRPIGAVIFMQRNNLKMCLRSTDSSTDTSEVAKAYGGGGSPSSSSFIIRLDEYNQWISGRDR; via the exons ATGTCTCTTGAAGCTGCGAAATGGATCATTAACCCAACTCAACGATTCAaaggagaaaaacaaaagaatcatTCAAATGAAATGGTGNNNNNNNNNNNNNNNNNNNNNNNNNNNNNNNNNNNNNNNNNNNNNNNNNNNNNNNNNNNNNNNNNNNNNNNNNNNNNNNNNNNNNNNNNNNNNNNNNNNNACCCTTCCTTTTCTGGAGCATTCTCTGCTCTCTTTGCTCACCTCTTCTACACTCACCACAATCTCCCTTCCCTCATATTACCCTTCTCTTCGGTTCCCCTTCTCGCTCTCAG GGTTGAAGATTTGTGCTTTGAAGGCCTGGAGACGTGTTATCTACTTGACTTTATTCCTCCGAAGGAATTCCTTTTCGACCTTTCTCGTAAATCAAAATGCAA GATTGTTGGGTTTGATCATCGGAAATCGGTACTTGGACATATTCCCCCTGCCAATGATTGCCCTGAGAATATTATGATTAATGTAAATCTTGAGAAGAGTAGCTCCAGTGTTGTTTATGAGTACTTTGCCGGCAAATGTGAGGATGCTAATATTTCTAAT GGTGAGGCTCCATGTTTGGTGGACTCAAAAGACAAAGGCCGAGTGGAGTTGATGCTTAAGTACATTGAGGATGGAGATCTTCGCCGATGGAGCTTGCCTGGCATTAGGGCCTTTAATATTGGACTGAGTGAATGGCGGTCAAGGTTTAACTGCATTTCTAATCCATACATGTACAAGCAG TTGCTGAAATTAAGTGCTGAAGATTTAATTACTAAAGGAAATTCATGTGTGTCATCTCGCCAGAATGCTGCAAGCAAATTGCTGGAAAAGGCTTTCAGGGTTCGACTGGGTAGAGGATTTTATGGAGAGTGCCTG GGAGTTCGGGCAGATGGGAACTCCAACTTAAGTGATGAAATCGGCAAGCTTCTTAGTGTAAAAAGTGCTGCTACTGGTCTTAG GCCAATAGGGGCTGTGATATTCATGCAACGGAATAATCTCAAAATGTGCTTGCGTAGCACTGATAGTTCCACTGATACCTCTGAAGTTGCAAAG GCTTATGGAGGAGGTGGTTCCCCAAGTTCTAGCTCCTTCATAATAAGGTTGGATGAATATAACCAATGGATTTCAG GAAGAGACAGATGA
- the LOC100778583 gene encoding uncharacterized protein isoform X1, whose product MSLEAAKWIINPTQRFKGEKQKNHSNEMVXXXXXXXXXXXXXXXXXXXXXXXXXXXXXXXXXXPSFSGAFSALFAHLFYTHHNLPSLILPFSSVPLLALRVEDLCFEGLETCYLLDFIPPKEFLFDLSRKSKCKIVGFDHRKSVLGHIPPANDCPENIMINVNLEKSSSSVVYEYFAGKCEDANISNGEAPCLVDSKDKGRVELMLKYIEDGDLRRWSLPGIRAFNIGLSEWRSRFNCISNPYMYKQLLKLSAEDLITKGNSCVSSRQNAASKLLEKAFRVRLGRGFYGECLGVRADGNSNLSDEIGKLLSVKSAATGLRPIGAVIFMQRNNLKMCLRSTDSSTDTSEVAKAYGGGGSPSSSSFIIRLDEYNQWISGNFITMISGFEYLILTLMAMYTSFLS is encoded by the exons ATGTCTCTTGAAGCTGCGAAATGGATCATTAACCCAACTCAACGATTCAaaggagaaaaacaaaagaatcatTCAAATGAAATGGTGNNNNNNNNNNNNNNNNNNNNNNNNNNNNNNNNNNNNNNNNNNNNNNNNNNNNNNNNNNNNNNNNNNNNNNNNNNNNNNNNNNNNNNNNNNNNNNNNNNNNACCCTTCCTTTTCTGGAGCATTCTCTGCTCTCTTTGCTCACCTCTTCTACACTCACCACAATCTCCCTTCCCTCATATTACCCTTCTCTTCGGTTCCCCTTCTCGCTCTCAG GGTTGAAGATTTGTGCTTTGAAGGCCTGGAGACGTGTTATCTACTTGACTTTATTCCTCCGAAGGAATTCCTTTTCGACCTTTCTCGTAAATCAAAATGCAA GATTGTTGGGTTTGATCATCGGAAATCGGTACTTGGACATATTCCCCCTGCCAATGATTGCCCTGAGAATATTATGATTAATGTAAATCTTGAGAAGAGTAGCTCCAGTGTTGTTTATGAGTACTTTGCCGGCAAATGTGAGGATGCTAATATTTCTAAT GGTGAGGCTCCATGTTTGGTGGACTCAAAAGACAAAGGCCGAGTGGAGTTGATGCTTAAGTACATTGAGGATGGAGATCTTCGCCGATGGAGCTTGCCTGGCATTAGGGCCTTTAATATTGGACTGAGTGAATGGCGGTCAAGGTTTAACTGCATTTCTAATCCATACATGTACAAGCAG TTGCTGAAATTAAGTGCTGAAGATTTAATTACTAAAGGAAATTCATGTGTGTCATCTCGCCAGAATGCTGCAAGCAAATTGCTGGAAAAGGCTTTCAGGGTTCGACTGGGTAGAGGATTTTATGGAGAGTGCCTG GGAGTTCGGGCAGATGGGAACTCCAACTTAAGTGATGAAATCGGCAAGCTTCTTAGTGTAAAAAGTGCTGCTACTGGTCTTAG GCCAATAGGGGCTGTGATATTCATGCAACGGAATAATCTCAAAATGTGCTTGCGTAGCACTGATAGTTCCACTGATACCTCTGAAGTTGCAAAG GCTTATGGAGGAGGTGGTTCCCCAAGTTCTAGCTCCTTCATAATAAGGTTGGATGAATATAACCAATGGATTTCAGGTAATTTCATCACGATGATTTCTGGGTTTGAGTATCTAATTTTAACATTGATGGCAATGTATACAAGCTTTCTTTCCTGA
- the LOC100778583 gene encoding uncharacterized protein isoform X4, translated as MSLEAAKWIINPTQRFKGEKQKNHSNEMVXXXXXXXXXXXXXXXXXXXXXXXXXXXXXXXXXXPSFSGAFSALFAHLFYTHHNLPSLILPFSSVPLLALRVEDLCFEGLETCYLLDFIPPKEFLFDLSRKSKCKIVGFDHRKSVLGHIPPANDCPENIMINVNLEKSSSSVVYEYFAGKCEDANISNGEAPCLVDSKDKGRVELMLKYIEDGDLRRWSLPGIRAFNIGLSEWRSRFNCISNPYMYKQLLKLSAEDLITKGNSCVSSRQNAASKLLEKAFRVRLGRGFYGECLGVRADGNSNLSDEIGKLLSVKSAATGLRILARCLMRKNADA; from the exons ATGTCTCTTGAAGCTGCGAAATGGATCATTAACCCAACTCAACGATTCAaaggagaaaaacaaaagaatcatTCAAATGAAATGGTGNNNNNNNNNNNNNNNNNNNNNNNNNNNNNNNNNNNNNNNNNNNNNNNNNNNNNNNNNNNNNNNNNNNNNNNNNNNNNNNNNNNNNNNNNNNNNNNNNNNNACCCTTCCTTTTCTGGAGCATTCTCTGCTCTCTTTGCTCACCTCTTCTACACTCACCACAATCTCCCTTCCCTCATATTACCCTTCTCTTCGGTTCCCCTTCTCGCTCTCAG GGTTGAAGATTTGTGCTTTGAAGGCCTGGAGACGTGTTATCTACTTGACTTTATTCCTCCGAAGGAATTCCTTTTCGACCTTTCTCGTAAATCAAAATGCAA GATTGTTGGGTTTGATCATCGGAAATCGGTACTTGGACATATTCCCCCTGCCAATGATTGCCCTGAGAATATTATGATTAATGTAAATCTTGAGAAGAGTAGCTCCAGTGTTGTTTATGAGTACTTTGCCGGCAAATGTGAGGATGCTAATATTTCTAAT GGTGAGGCTCCATGTTTGGTGGACTCAAAAGACAAAGGCCGAGTGGAGTTGATGCTTAAGTACATTGAGGATGGAGATCTTCGCCGATGGAGCTTGCCTGGCATTAGGGCCTTTAATATTGGACTGAGTGAATGGCGGTCAAGGTTTAACTGCATTTCTAATCCATACATGTACAAGCAG TTGCTGAAATTAAGTGCTGAAGATTTAATTACTAAAGGAAATTCATGTGTGTCATCTCGCCAGAATGCTGCAAGCAAATTGCTGGAAAAGGCTTTCAGGGTTCGACTGGGTAGAGGATTTTATGGAGAGTGCCTG GGAGTTCGGGCAGATGGGAACTCCAACTTAAGTGATGAAATCGGCAAGCTTCTTAGTGTAAAAAGTGCTGCTACTGGTCTTAG GATCTTGGCTCGTTGCTTGATGAGGAAGAATGCAGATGCATAG
- the LOC100778583 gene encoding uncharacterized protein isoform X5, with product MSLEAAKWIINPTQRFKGEKQKNHSNEMVXXXXXXXXXXXXXXXXXXXXXXXXXXXXXXXXXXPSFSGAFSALFAHLFYTHHNLPSLILPFSSVPLLALRVEDLCFEGLETCYLLDFIPPKEFLFDLSRKSKCKIVGFDHRKSVLGHIPPANDCPENIMINVNLEKSSSSVVYEYFAGKCEDANISNGEAPCLVDSKDKGRVELMLKYIEDGDLRRWSLPGIRAFNIGLSEWRSRFNCISNPYMYKQLLKLSAEDLITKGNSCVSSRQNAASKLLEKAFRVRLGRGFYGECLGVRADGNSNLSDEIGKLLSVKSAATGLR from the exons ATGTCTCTTGAAGCTGCGAAATGGATCATTAACCCAACTCAACGATTCAaaggagaaaaacaaaagaatcatTCAAATGAAATGGTGNNNNNNNNNNNNNNNNNNNNNNNNNNNNNNNNNNNNNNNNNNNNNNNNNNNNNNNNNNNNNNNNNNNNNNNNNNNNNNNNNNNNNNNNNNNNNNNNNNNNACCCTTCCTTTTCTGGAGCATTCTCTGCTCTCTTTGCTCACCTCTTCTACACTCACCACAATCTCCCTTCCCTCATATTACCCTTCTCTTCGGTTCCCCTTCTCGCTCTCAG GGTTGAAGATTTGTGCTTTGAAGGCCTGGAGACGTGTTATCTACTTGACTTTATTCCTCCGAAGGAATTCCTTTTCGACCTTTCTCGTAAATCAAAATGCAA GATTGTTGGGTTTGATCATCGGAAATCGGTACTTGGACATATTCCCCCTGCCAATGATTGCCCTGAGAATATTATGATTAATGTAAATCTTGAGAAGAGTAGCTCCAGTGTTGTTTATGAGTACTTTGCCGGCAAATGTGAGGATGCTAATATTTCTAAT GGTGAGGCTCCATGTTTGGTGGACTCAAAAGACAAAGGCCGAGTGGAGTTGATGCTTAAGTACATTGAGGATGGAGATCTTCGCCGATGGAGCTTGCCTGGCATTAGGGCCTTTAATATTGGACTGAGTGAATGGCGGTCAAGGTTTAACTGCATTTCTAATCCATACATGTACAAGCAG TTGCTGAAATTAAGTGCTGAAGATTTAATTACTAAAGGAAATTCATGTGTGTCATCTCGCCAGAATGCTGCAAGCAAATTGCTGGAAAAGGCTTTCAGGGTTCGACTGGGTAGAGGATTTTATGGAGAGTGCCTG GGAGTTCGGGCAGATGGGAACTCCAACTTAAGTGATGAAATCGGCAAGCTTCTTAGTGTAAAAAGTGCTGCTACTGGTCTTAGGTGA